In a genomic window of Pseudoglutamicibacter albus:
- a CDS encoding MFS transporter, which yields MNTRPAAPYTYGQGTKKQVFTWSLWDWGEGVTNAIMLTFVFTVYLTSSAFGDPDANASSLALAVALTGAVIALTAPVLGQRADRSGKRKHWLGFHTAVIVLATAACFFIKPDPAYLWPGIFLICVATFFSEIASVNYYAILPQIAPKEKIGRISGIGWAFGYLGGIVSLAVVLFVFVQPATPWFGSNPDEGFNIRLVAVFCAVWMAVFCAPMFFTIPEIPATPGPKTSWRESYVLLWRSIKGLWHRDRPTLWFLLASAVYRDGLATVFTFGGIIAGTVFGMSTAEVIMFALVGNMVAAAGAFIGGWLDDVVGPRAVIMTALFGLIGAGLGVLFAQHSWQFWIFGLVLCLLVGPAQSSSRALLARRTTEHTAGELFGLYATTGRAVTFLGPALFGLSSFVASNIMDSAGVTGSATRYGIVGILVIFVVGIVLFSLVPGIKREDTTVHEDASARVAK from the coding sequence ATGAACACAAGACCGGCTGCCCCATACACGTATGGCCAGGGGACTAAAAAACAGGTTTTCACGTGGTCCTTATGGGACTGGGGCGAGGGCGTCACCAACGCCATCATGCTCACGTTTGTGTTCACCGTTTACCTGACATCTTCGGCGTTTGGCGACCCGGATGCCAACGCGTCATCACTTGCGTTAGCGGTCGCGCTCACGGGCGCGGTGATCGCTCTCACGGCACCAGTCTTGGGGCAACGGGCCGACCGCAGCGGTAAACGCAAACACTGGCTTGGCTTCCACACTGCGGTAATTGTGCTCGCGACCGCCGCATGTTTCTTCATCAAGCCAGACCCTGCATACCTATGGCCGGGTATCTTCCTGATCTGTGTCGCGACGTTCTTCAGCGAGATCGCGAGCGTGAACTATTACGCAATCCTCCCCCAGATCGCACCGAAGGAAAAGATCGGCCGGATCTCCGGCATTGGCTGGGCTTTCGGCTACCTGGGCGGGATCGTATCCCTCGCCGTGGTCTTGTTCGTGTTCGTCCAGCCTGCGACCCCTTGGTTCGGTTCAAACCCCGACGAGGGCTTCAACATCCGCCTGGTCGCTGTATTTTGTGCCGTGTGGATGGCGGTGTTTTGCGCACCGATGTTCTTCACCATCCCGGAGATCCCCGCAACGCCGGGACCTAAAACGAGCTGGCGTGAGTCTTATGTATTACTGTGGCGCAGCATCAAGGGCTTGTGGCATAGGGACCGACCGACGTTGTGGTTCCTGTTGGCTTCTGCGGTGTACCGGGATGGTTTGGCGACTGTTTTCACGTTCGGCGGGATCATCGCGGGAACGGTGTTCGGGATGAGCACGGCCGAGGTGATCATGTTCGCGCTGGTTGGCAACATGGTCGCGGCAGCTGGCGCGTTCATTGGCGGTTGGCTCGACGACGTTGTGGGCCCGCGCGCGGTGATCATGACTGCGCTGTTCGGGCTGATCGGTGCCGGTCTGGGCGTGTTGTTCGCTCAGCACAGCTGGCAGTTCTGGATTTTCGGGCTCGTCCTGTGCCTCTTGGTAGGCCCGGCACAGTCCTCTTCCCGCGCGTTGCTCGCCCGCCGTACCACCGAACACACCGCGGGCGAACTCTTTGGTCTCTACGCGACCACGGGCCGCGCCGTCACTTTCCTCGGCCCGGCACTGTTCGGACTCTCAAGCTTCGTTGCGTCGAACATCATGGACAGCGCAGGTGTGACCGGTAGCGCTACCCGCTACGGCATCGTAGGCATCCTTGTGATTTTCGTGGTCGGGATCGTGTTGTTCTCGCTCGTGCCTGGCATCAAACGTGAAGACACCACTGTCCATGAGGACGCATCCGCGCGCGTTGCGAAATAG
- the dcd gene encoding dCTP deaminase produces the protein MLLSDGDIRKALDSGKIALEPRGEDMVQPSSVDVRLDRYFRLFDNHKYPYIDPSTEQAELTRLVEVDADEPFILHPGEFVLGATYEKVTLPGDIAARLEGKSSLGRLGLLTHSTAGFIDPGFSGHVTLELSNMSTLPIMLWPGSKVGQLCFFQLSSPAEHAYGTGPYLNRYQGQRGPTASRSHLNFHRTRIED, from the coding sequence GTGTTGCTCTCAGATGGTGATATTCGTAAGGCCCTAGATTCCGGTAAGATCGCGCTCGAACCACGAGGCGAGGACATGGTCCAGCCTTCCAGCGTGGATGTGCGCCTGGACCGCTACTTCCGGTTGTTCGACAACCACAAGTACCCCTACATCGACCCTTCAACAGAGCAAGCGGAACTGACCCGCCTGGTTGAAGTTGATGCGGACGAGCCGTTCATCTTGCACCCCGGTGAATTCGTGCTGGGCGCCACGTACGAAAAAGTGACCCTCCCCGGCGATATCGCTGCCCGCCTCGAAGGTAAATCCTCACTCGGCAGGCTCGGTCTGCTGACCCACTCGACCGCAGGGTTCATCGACCCAGGCTTCTCCGGGCACGTCACCTTGGAACTATCCAACATGTCGACCCTGCCGATCATGCTGTGGCCCGGCTCCAAAGTGGGGCAGCTGTGCTTCTTCCAGCTCTCCTCACCCGCCGAACATGCATACGGAACCGGCCCATACCTCAACCGCTACCAGGGTCAGCGCGGCCCTACAGCCTCGCGTTCACACCTGAACTTCCACCGCACCCGCATCGAAGACTAG